A single region of the Sulfitobacter geojensis genome encodes:
- a CDS encoding ABC transporter substrate-binding protein, whose protein sequence is MSRSLLDRRALFSSAAAAALLAATGVSAAGPTRGGRLRMALSGALRDDTWSRGDGLFMQVARQGVVFDTLTEVAADGTLRGELATGWSSSPDARRWLFDLRQDVTFHDGKSFTAQDVVASAASFAGGAVQAVGTYQVSFTLDHGDPRLPMRLAQPSYFIRSAHAPDSGIGTGLYRVENFTAGQRLLATRVADHYKGESAGWFDEVELTSISSEPVRGQALGEYLVDAVDLKAAGALAGLADITFQPDHRHPAQAVSTDVIQPATISHLRPLDNLRAAERWWFA, encoded by the coding sequence ATGAGCCGGTCGTTGCTGGACCGCCGTGCGCTGTTTTCCAGCGCGGCCGCCGCCGCATTGCTGGCGGCAACCGGAGTTTCCGCCGCTGGCCCCACGCGTGGGGGACGGTTGCGGATGGCGCTTTCGGGCGCCTTGCGCGACGACACGTGGTCGCGCGGTGATGGTCTGTTTATGCAGGTGGCGCGTCAGGGCGTTGTCTTTGACACGCTGACCGAAGTCGCCGCGGACGGCACGTTGCGCGGCGAATTGGCGACAGGTTGGTCATCGTCACCGGACGCCCGCAGATGGCTGTTTGATCTGCGCCAGGATGTTACATTTCACGATGGTAAGTCCTTCACGGCACAGGATGTTGTTGCAAGCGCTGCAAGCTTTGCCGGTGGCGCGGTGCAGGCTGTCGGCACCTATCAGGTGTCGTTTACATTGGATCACGGCGACCCGCGCCTGCCGATGCGACTTGCCCAGCCATCGTATTTCATCCGTTCAGCGCATGCACCAGACAGCGGGATCGGCACCGGCCTGTATCGGGTTGAAAACTTCACAGCGGGCCAGCGCCTGTTGGCGACCCGCGTTGCAGATCACTATAAAGGGGAGAGCGCGGGTTGGTTTGACGAGGTTGAGCTGACTTCGATCTCTTCCGAACCCGTTCGCGGGCAAGCGCTGGGCGAATATCTGGTTGATGCGGTTGATCTAAAGGCGGCGGGTGCCTTGGCCGGTCTGGCTGACATTACCTTTCAGCCCGATCACCGCCATCCGGCCCAAGCGGTATCCACTGACGTGATACAGCCTGCCACCATCAGCCATTTACGCCCGCTGGATAACCTGCGCGCGGCTGAACGCTGGTGGTTTGCGTGA
- the rimP gene encoding ribosome maturation factor RimP, translating into MTNDLIAKAAIDRRMAEIITPVIEDMGYELVRVRLMSGKVTTLQIMADKPEGGIEVDDLAKINQALGAVLDVEDPIIEEYTLEVSSPGIDRPLTRLKDFDMFEGYEAKIETEELVGGRRRFKGELAGIDGDEVLINVEEGTVGLKFDWLSDAKLVLTDELITEMLRQRKESGAIDETKFDEIETEGSDEGED; encoded by the coding sequence ATGACCAACGACCTTATTGCCAAAGCCGCCATTGACCGCCGCATGGCCGAGATCATCACACCGGTGATCGAGGATATGGGCTATGAACTGGTGCGCGTGCGTCTGATGTCAGGCAAAGTGACGACATTGCAGATTATGGCCGACAAACCCGAGGGCGGGATTGAGGTTGATGACCTGGCCAAGATCAATCAGGCGCTGGGTGCGGTGCTGGACGTCGAAGATCCGATCATCGAGGAATACACGCTTGAGGTATCCTCGCCCGGGATTGACCGTCCGCTCACGCGGCTCAAGGATTTCGACATGTTCGAAGGCTATGAAGCCAAGATCGAAACCGAAGAACTGGTCGGCGGCCGCCGTCGCTTCAAGGGCGAATTGGCTGGCATCGACGGGGACGAGGTGCTGATCAACGTCGAAGAAGGCACCGTTGGTTTGAAATTCGACTGGTTGTCGGATGCCAAACTGGTGCTGACCGACGAGTTGATCACCGAAATGCTGCGCCAACGCAAAGAATCGGGCGCAATTGACGAAACCAAGTTTGACGAGATCGAGACCGAAGGGTCTGATGAGGGAGAAGACTAA
- the nusA gene encoding transcription termination factor NusA: MAITSANQLELLQTAEAVAREKMIDPALVIEAMEESLARAAKSRYGAEMDIHVAIDRKTGRATFTRVRTVVAEDELENYQAEFTVDQAKQYMDNPEIGQQYIEEVPPVEMGRIAAQSAKQVILQKIREAERDRQYEEFKDRAGTIINGLVKREEYGNVIVDVGAGEAILRRNEKIGRESYRPNDRIRVYIKDVRREQRGPQIFLSRTAPEFMAELFKMEVPEIYDGIIEIKAVARDPGSRAKIAVISYDGSIDPVGACVGMRGSRVQAVVNELQGEKIDIIPWNDDQPTFLVNALQPAEVSKVVLDEEAGKIEVVVPEEQLSLAIGRRGQNVRLASQLTGLDIDIMTEEQESQRRQAEFELRTKLFMDNLDLDEFFAQLLVSEGFTNLEEVAYVEVNELLVIDGVDEDTAQELQARAQDVLEAQNKAALEAARALGVEDSLIEFDGLTPQMIEALAKDGVKTLEDFATCADWELAGGWTTVDGERVKDDGSLEPFEVSLEDAQAMIMTARVMLGWVDPTELEAEEPEDDDTEEQEVEA, translated from the coding sequence ATGGCCATTACATCCGCCAACCAGCTTGAGTTGTTGCAGACCGCCGAGGCTGTGGCCCGCGAAAAGATGATCGACCCCGCTTTGGTCATCGAAGCGATGGAAGAATCGCTCGCCCGCGCGGCAAAGTCGCGTTACGGCGCAGAGATGGATATTCACGTGGCGATTGACCGCAAGACCGGTCGCGCAACGTTTACCCGTGTGCGTACCGTGGTCGCCGAAGACGAGCTTGAGAACTATCAGGCTGAATTCACGGTGGATCAGGCCAAGCAGTACATGGATAACCCCGAGATCGGCCAACAGTACATCGAAGAAGTGCCGCCGGTTGAAATGGGCCGGATTGCGGCACAATCAGCCAAGCAGGTCATCCTGCAAAAGATCCGCGAAGCCGAGCGGGATCGTCAGTACGAAGAATTTAAAGACCGCGCAGGTACGATCATCAATGGTCTGGTCAAGCGTGAAGAGTATGGCAACGTCATCGTCGATGTGGGCGCTGGTGAAGCGATCCTGCGCCGCAACGAAAAGATCGGCCGCGAATCGTATCGCCCGAATGACCGTATCCGCGTTTACATCAAAGACGTGCGTCGCGAGCAGCGTGGCCCACAGATTTTCCTGAGCCGTACCGCGCCTGAATTCATGGCCGAGCTGTTCAAGATGGAAGTGCCAGAGATTTACGACGGCATCATCGAGATCAAGGCGGTTGCCCGTGATCCCGGTTCGCGCGCGAAGATCGCTGTGATCTCCTATGACGGGTCGATTGACCCCGTAGGCGCATGTGTCGGTATGCGTGGTTCACGTGTGCAGGCCGTAGTTAACGAATTGCAGGGTGAAAAGATCGACATCATTCCATGGAATGACGATCAGCCCACGTTCCTTGTGAACGCATTGCAGCCTGCGGAAGTTTCCAAGGTTGTTCTGGACGAAGAAGCGGGCAAGATCGAAGTGGTTGTTCCAGAAGAGCAGCTTTCGCTTGCTATTGGCCGTCGTGGCCAGAACGTGCGTCTGGCGTCACAGCTGACCGGTCTCGATATCGACATCATGACAGAAGAGCAGGAAAGCCAGCGCCGTCAGGCCGAGTTTGAACTGCGTACCAAGCTGTTCATGGATAACCTCGACCTTGATGAGTTCTTTGCCCAGTTGCTGGTATCCGAAGGGTTCACCAACCTTGAAGAAGTTGCTTACGTCGAAGTGAACGAACTGCTGGTCATTGACGGTGTTGATGAAGACACGGCGCAGGAACTGCAGGCCCGCGCGCAGGATGTGCTGGAAGCGCAGAACAAAGCGGCGCTTGAAGCGGCCCGTGCCTTGGGTGTCGAGGACAGCCTTATTGAATTTGACGGCCTGACACCCCAGATGATTGAGGCACTGGCAAAGGATGGCGTGAAAACACTGGAAGATTTCGCGACATGTGCGGACTGGGAGCTGGCCGGTGGCTGGACAACAGTAGACGGCGAGCGTGTGAAAGATGACGGTTCGTTGGAGCCGTTCGAGGTTTCATTGGAAGATGCGCAGGCCATGATCATGACCGCCCGTGTTATGCTGGGTTGGGTTGATCCAACCGAACTGGAAGCGGAAGAGCCCGAAGACGACGACACAGAAGAACAGGAGGTCGAGGCCTGA
- a CDS encoding RNA-binding protein yields the protein MSRGGASKDREDGPDRKCIATGEVQPKYGLVRFVVGPDDQVYPDILGKLPGRGMYVAADRAAIELAISKKLFTRAAKQQVKVQDDLLAEVEKQLARRVVDLISLQRKGGRAVAGYEKVKSWLQNEEAEVLIQATDGSERGKTKLSTPHYGHYIGVLTADELGLAFGRQTVIHGALASGGLTLRVVEEAQRLKGVRQNEAGSGQPEG from the coding sequence ATGAGCCGCGGTGGCGCCTCCAAAGACCGGGAAGACGGTCCTGACCGCAAGTGCATTGCCACGGGCGAAGTGCAGCCTAAATATGGTTTAGTGCGATTTGTGGTCGGGCCGGATGATCAGGTTTATCCTGATATCTTGGGCAAATTACCGGGACGTGGTATGTATGTTGCTGCTGATCGGGCGGCGATTGAACTGGCGATCAGCAAAAAGCTGTTCACCCGCGCTGCAAAACAGCAGGTCAAGGTACAGGATGATCTGCTGGCAGAAGTTGAAAAGCAACTTGCGCGGCGTGTGGTTGACCTGATTTCGCTGCAACGCAAAGGCGGACGCGCCGTGGCGGGATACGAAAAAGTCAAAAGCTGGCTTCAGAACGAAGAAGCCGAAGTGCTTATTCAGGCCACTGATGGGTCTGAACGCGGTAAAACGAAACTGAGCACGCCTCACTACGGCCATTACATTGGCGTACTGACGGCGGATGAATTGGGTTTGGCATTCGGACGCCAAACTGTGATACATGGGGCGCTCGCCTCTGGTGGACTCACTCTGCGTGTTGTAGAGGAAGCCCAACGACTAAAAGGCGTGCGACAAAACGAGGCTGGCAGCGGCCAGCCGGAAGGATGA
- the infB gene encoding translation initiation factor IF-2 — translation MSDTDGRKTLGLGGSRPSNVKQSFSHGRTKNVVVETKRKRVVVPKPGGQKPTGPGAGPVGDPSKRPAGITDAQMERRLKAVQAAKAREAEEAAARLAEEKARAEDRERRRAEIDAKEKADREREESLKAKAEEEAQAKRDAEAAAQAAAAAPAAPAAARPTPNKVAPGPAVRKTERDREETNKKNRTDDRRSGKLTVNQALTGGEGGRQRSMAAMKRKQERQRQKAMGGNVEREKIIREVQLPPAIVVSELAARMAEKTGAVVKALMTNGMMVTQNETIDADTAELIIEEFGHKVVRVSDADVEDVIKEIEDDPKDLVGRPPVITIMGHVDHGKTSLLDAIRNAKVVAGEAGGITQHIGAYQVTTDGGQVLSFLDTPGHAAFTSMRSRGAQVTDIVVLVVAADDAVMPQTIEAIAHAKAAKVPMIVAINKIDKPAADAMKVRTDLLQHEVIVEQMSGEVQDVEVSATTGQGLDQLLEAIALQAELLELKANPNRAAVGAVIEAQLDVGRGPVATVLVQNGTLRQGDIFVVGEQYGKVRALIDDQGNRVKEAGPSVPVEVLGLNGTPEAGDVLNVTSTEAQAREIADYRASAAKDKRAAAGAATTLEQLMANAKANEDISELPILLKADVQGSAEAIVQAMEKIGNDEVRVRVLHSGVGAITETDVGLAEASGAPIMGFNVRANASARNTANQKGVEIRYYSVIYDLVDDVKAAASGLLSNEIKENFIGYANIKEVFKVTGIGKVAGCLVTEGVARRSAGVRLLRDNVVIHEGTLKTLKRFKDEVPEVQSGQECGMAFENYEDIRPDDVIEIFTREEVTRTLK, via the coding sequence ATGAGCGATACAGACGGCAGAAAAACATTGGGTCTGGGCGGTTCGCGTCCCAGCAACGTAAAGCAGAGCTTTAGCCACGGGCGTACCAAGAACGTCGTGGTCGAAACCAAGCGCAAACGCGTTGTGGTGCCAAAGCCGGGTGGGCAAAAGCCAACCGGGCCGGGTGCCGGACCTGTGGGCGACCCTTCCAAACGTCCTGCGGGCATTACAGACGCACAGATGGAGCGCCGTTTGAAGGCGGTTCAGGCCGCCAAGGCACGTGAAGCCGAAGAGGCCGCCGCCCGTTTGGCAGAGGAGAAGGCCCGCGCGGAAGACCGCGAGCGCCGTCGTGCCGAGATTGATGCGAAAGAAAAGGCAGATCGCGAGCGCGAGGAAAGCCTGAAGGCAAAAGCCGAAGAAGAAGCGCAGGCCAAGCGTGACGCAGAAGCCGCTGCACAGGCAGCTGCTGCCGCACCTGCAGCGCCAGCTGCTGCGCGGCCGACGCCTAACAAGGTGGCACCGGGGCCGGCGGTTCGCAAAACCGAACGTGACCGCGAAGAAACCAACAAAAAGAACCGCACTGACGATCGCCGTTCTGGCAAACTGACAGTGAATCAGGCGCTTACAGGTGGTGAAGGCGGGCGCCAGCGTTCGATGGCCGCAATGAAGCGCAAACAAGAGCGTCAGCGCCAAAAAGCGATGGGCGGCAACGTCGAGCGCGAAAAGATCATCCGCGAAGTGCAATTGCCCCCTGCGATCGTTGTGTCCGAGCTTGCGGCCCGTATGGCCGAAAAGACCGGTGCGGTTGTGAAGGCGTTGATGACCAACGGCATGATGGTGACGCAGAACGAAACCATTGATGCGGATACCGCTGAATTGATCATCGAGGAATTCGGCCACAAAGTTGTGCGCGTTTCCGATGCCGACGTTGAAGATGTGATCAAAGAGATCGAAGACGATCCGAAAGATCTGGTAGGTCGTCCACCGGTCATTACAATCATGGGCCACGTTGACCACGGTAAAACGTCCTTGCTTGACGCAATCCGTAACGCGAAAGTTGTCGCGGGCGAAGCGGGCGGCATCACGCAGCACATCGGTGCCTATCAGGTCACAACCGATGGCGGCCAAGTGCTTTCGTTCCTTGATACACCGGGCCACGCGGCATTTACGTCGATGCGTTCGCGCGGTGCTCAGGTGACCGACATTGTTGTTCTGGTGGTTGCGGCGGATGACGCTGTGATGCCTCAGACAATCGAAGCGATTGCGCATGCGAAAGCGGCAAAAGTGCCAATGATCGTGGCGATCAACAAGATCGACAAACCTGCCGCTGATGCCATGAAGGTGCGGACAGACCTGCTGCAGCACGAGGTGATCGTGGAACAGATGTCTGGTGAGGTGCAGGACGTTGAGGTTTCTGCAACCACCGGTCAGGGTTTGGATCAACTGTTGGAAGCCATTGCGTTGCAAGCTGAGTTGCTTGAACTTAAGGCCAACCCGAACCGCGCCGCGGTTGGTGCCGTGATCGAAGCGCAGCTTGACGTGGGTCGCGGCCCTGTTGCGACTGTTCTGGTTCAGAACGGTACGTTGCGCCAAGGCGACATCTTTGTTGTGGGTGAGCAGTACGGTAAGGTCCGCGCGCTGATCGACGATCAGGGCAACCGCGTGAAAGAAGCGGGCCCATCGGTTCCGGTTGAGGTTCTGGGCCTGAACGGCACACCCGAAGCGGGCGACGTTTTGAACGTAACCAGCACCGAAGCGCAGGCGCGCGAGATCGCGGATTACCGTGCAAGTGCTGCCAAAGACAAACGCGCAGCGGCCGGTGCGGCGACGACGCTGGAACAGTTGATGGCAAATGCCAAGGCGAACGAAGACATCAGCGAACTGCCGATCCTGCTGAAAGCGGATGTTCAGGGGTCTGCTGAAGCGATCGTTCAGGCGATGGAGAAAATCGGCAACGACGAGGTACGCGTGCGCGTTCTACACTCAGGTGTGGGTGCGATCACCGAAACCGATGTTGGGTTGGCCGAAGCCTCCGGTGCGCCGATCATGGGCTTTAACGTGCGTGCGAACGCATCTGCGCGTAACACGGCGAACCAGAAAGGTGTCGAGATCCGCTATTACTCGGTCATCTATGATTTGGTTGACGACGTGAAAGCCGCTGCCTCTGGCCTGCTTAGCAACGAGATCAAAGAAAACTTCATCGGATATGCGAATATCAAAGAAGTGTTCAAGGTCACGGGTATTGGTAAGGTTGCCGGTTGTCTTGTCACCGAAGGTGTGGCGCGTCGTTCTGCCGGTGTGCGTTTGCTGCGCGACAACGTGGTAATCCACGAAGGGACGCTCAAGACTCTCAAGCGTTTCAAGGATGAGGTGCCAGAAGTGCAGTCCGGTCAGGAATGCGGCATGGCCTTTGAGAACTACGAAGACATTCGTCCAGATGACGTGATCGAAATCTTCACCCGTGAAGAAGTCACGCGGACATTGAAATAA
- the mutT gene encoding 8-oxo-dGTP diphosphatase MutT, whose translation MKVVLVSAVALIDVDGRILLAQRPEGKSMAGLWEFPGGKVEAGETPEAALIRELEEELGINTWKSCLAPLTFASHSYDDFHLLMPLFACRKWEGTPYSKENQALKWVHAKDLRDYPMPAADVPLIPILRDWL comes from the coding sequence GTGAAGGTTGTCTTGGTGTCGGCCGTCGCGCTGATCGACGTAGACGGGCGGATTTTGTTGGCTCAACGCCCCGAGGGGAAATCCATGGCTGGTCTGTGGGAATTCCCAGGCGGCAAGGTCGAAGCAGGCGAAACGCCCGAAGCTGCGCTGATCCGAGAGCTCGAAGAAGAGCTAGGCATCAACACCTGGAAATCCTGCCTTGCGCCGCTGACTTTTGCCAGCCACAGCTACGACGATTTTCATCTTTTGATGCCGCTGTTTGCCTGCCGGAAGTGGGAAGGAACGCCTTATTCGAAAGAGAATCAGGCTTTAAAATGGGTCCACGCAAAAGACCTACGCGATTATCCGATGCCCGCGGCAGACGTCCCGCTGATCCCCATTTTGCGGGACTGGCTTTGA
- the argJ gene encoding bifunctional glutamate N-acetyltransferase/amino-acid acetyltransferase ArgJ, protein MGNITKVSPLAPSGFPDLPVIEGVQFATIAAGVKYQGRTDVMLAQMAPGTAIAGVFTRSQTRAAPVLDCQTKIGQKSDEGAAILVNSGNANAFTGRRGIEAVEAITACVAKVCDLPQSRVFTSSTGVIGEPLPFERVTSVIEDAKSGLDAGHIAQAARAIMTTDTYAKGACATVNVGGKTVSIAGIAKGSGMIAPDMATMLVYIFTDALIDQDALQAMVSADADRTFNCITVDSDTSTSDSLIVAATGASGVDASSDSAFRDALHGVMQDLAFQVVRDGEGATKFVEIAVTGAATDADAKLHAMAIANSPLVKTAIAGQDPNWGRIVMAIGKSGAAADRDRLSIRFGDVEVAKDGWRSPSYSEEDAAAHMKGEEIQITVDIGIGSGASTVWTCDLTHGYIEINADYRS, encoded by the coding sequence TTGGGAAACATCACAAAGGTATCGCCGCTGGCACCGTCCGGTTTCCCTGATTTGCCTGTGATTGAAGGTGTGCAATTTGCCACCATCGCTGCGGGCGTCAAATATCAGGGACGCACGGATGTTATGTTGGCGCAGATGGCACCCGGCACCGCGATTGCGGGTGTATTCACCCGGTCGCAAACCCGTGCCGCCCCCGTATTGGATTGCCAAACCAAGATTGGCCAAAAATCCGACGAAGGCGCGGCGATCCTCGTGAATTCGGGCAACGCCAATGCCTTTACCGGTCGTCGCGGCATCGAAGCCGTCGAGGCAATCACCGCCTGCGTGGCCAAGGTCTGCGACCTGCCGCAATCGCGTGTGTTTACGTCCTCGACCGGTGTGATCGGCGAACCCCTGCCTTTTGAACGGGTGACCTCCGTGATAGAGGATGCCAAATCCGGATTGGACGCAGGCCATATTGCACAGGCGGCGCGGGCAATCATGACCACCGACACCTATGCCAAAGGTGCGTGTGCGACGGTGAATGTTGGCGGAAAAACCGTTTCTATCGCGGGTATAGCCAAAGGGTCCGGCATGATTGCGCCGGATATGGCGACGATGCTGGTTTATATCTTTACCGATGCTTTGATTGATCAAGATGCATTGCAGGCGATGGTTTCTGCAGACGCCGACCGGACGTTCAACTGTATCACAGTGGATAGTGACACATCGACCTCTGACAGCCTGATCGTTGCAGCGACCGGCGCGTCAGGCGTGGATGCGTCAAGCGATAGCGCATTTCGCGATGCCCTGCATGGTGTGATGCAAGACCTTGCATTTCAGGTTGTGCGCGACGGTGAAGGCGCGACAAAATTCGTCGAGATTGCCGTAACCGGTGCCGCGACTGATGCCGATGCCAAGCTACACGCAATGGCCATTGCAAATTCACCACTGGTGAAGACAGCAATCGCCGGGCAAGATCCCAACTGGGGTCGTATTGTTATGGCGATCGGCAAATCCGGCGCAGCCGCTGATCGGGACCGGCTTTCGATCCGGTTCGGGGATGTTGAAGTCGCCAAAGACGGGTGGCGTAGCCCATCCTATTCAGAGGAAGATGCCGCCGCTCATATGAAAGGCGAAGAAATCCAGATTACTGTCGATATCGGCATTGGATCGGGAGCATCAACAGTTTGGACCTGTGACTTGACCCACGGCTATATCGAAATCAACGCGGACTACCGGTCGTGA
- a CDS encoding peptidylprolyl isomerase, translating to MQKPLTYLASLALAVSLALPVAAQDTPTVDTVVATVNGKDITLGHMIIARATLPQQYQDLPDEVLFKGILDQLVQQTALADTYEGDLPKRVTLSLENETRSLTAGEVIEGVMAAPVDEEAVKAAYDAQYTDQEAGEEYNASHILVETEEEANTIKTALDDGADFAELAREKSTGPSGPGGGSLGWFGAGMMVPSFEAAVVAMEPGAVSAPVETQFGWHVIKLNETRKTEAPALDDVREELELQVRQTLVQTRIEEITNDADVERMSEQEIDPALIKNIDWLE from the coding sequence ATGCAAAAACCCCTCACTTATCTGGCATCTTTGGCGCTGGCTGTTTCATTGGCCCTGCCTGTCGCTGCGCAGGACACGCCAACCGTTGATACCGTGGTTGCAACCGTGAATGGCAAAGACATCACTTTGGGCCACATGATCATTGCCCGTGCAACTTTGCCGCAGCAATATCAGGATCTGCCGGACGAGGTGTTGTTCAAGGGTATCCTCGACCAGCTGGTGCAACAAACAGCGCTTGCCGACACATATGAGGGCGATCTGCCCAAACGTGTGACCCTGTCCTTGGAAAACGAAACCCGTTCGCTGACAGCCGGTGAAGTCATCGAAGGTGTCATGGCGGCCCCCGTGGACGAGGAAGCCGTCAAAGCCGCCTATGACGCGCAATACACAGATCAGGAAGCGGGTGAGGAATATAACGCCTCTCACATTCTGGTTGAAACCGAAGAAGAAGCGAACACGATCAAAACAGCCTTGGACGACGGTGCGGACTTTGCCGAACTGGCGCGTGAAAAATCCACTGGCCCGTCCGGTCCGGGTGGCGGATCATTGGGGTGGTTCGGTGCCGGCATGATGGTGCCCTCTTTCGAAGCTGCCGTGGTTGCAATGGAGCCAGGCGCCGTATCCGCTCCGGTTGAAACGCAATTCGGCTGGCATGTGATCAAGCTGAACGAGACCCGTAAAACCGAAGCCCCCGCATTGGACGATGTGCGCGAAGAACTCGAACTGCAGGTACGTCAGACGCTTGTGCAAACCCGCATCGAAGAAATCACCAATGACGCAGATGTGGAACGGATGTCAGAGCAGGAAATCGACCCCGCGCTGATCAAAAACATCGACTGGCTGGAGTAA